In a genomic window of Helianthus annuus cultivar XRQ/B chromosome 10, HanXRQr2.0-SUNRISE, whole genome shotgun sequence:
- the LOC110886102 gene encoding G-type lectin S-receptor-like serine/threonine-protein kinase At1g11303: MASFMKEFEHLKIHLEDLKRATNSFGSKVIGAGGFGKVYEGEISHSKGRSKVAIKRLSREFGQGDPEFLKEIMMLSRHSHKNLITLLGYCDEDGEKILVYEHASNGSLDRHLSSNVLTWAQRLKICLDAAKGLKYLHDHRGTHQRILHRDIKSANILLDDNWNAKLSDMGLSKFGPANQHSVLVTNVVGTPGYCDPQYMETYTLSKESDIYSFGVVLFEVLCGGLCFKTTTGQLEILVPMWKQNYIHKKLDHIIFKDLKPPMDPTSLETFSEIAFQCLHYSREQRPTTSLLVRKLEIAFKCQERHDVMKLTNVVGKYEKYNYFDKLLSKGKEVFFNIGKKKKEGAKRKDAKGSAATVGKGAATKRELVHFDGTMSFTLEDLLRGSAEVMGKSTYGTYYKATLENGDCFTVVRLGLYLVKNQRKVEAELNLLGKISHRNLLTMRAYSLHPEETLLVYDYMPKGSLAVFLHARTYQPQIDWATRMRIAKGVARGLHSLHTHHNIIHGNLTSSNLFLDESINPKISDIGMSRLVTASANSDMIATARILGYQAPELSKLEKADMKTDVYSLGVIMLELLTGKSPGEMEDQNLPQWVGSIIESEWISEVLDLDMLRDTPLDEDEMVSTLQLAMECVSKLPHRRPDVQQVLQQLEEIRPETATTSSDDGGAGPLLS, encoded by the exons ATGGCGTCCTTCATGAAAGAGTTTGAACATCTTAAAATCCATCTTGAAGATTTAAAAAGAGCCACCAATAGTTTTGGTAGCAAAGTTATCGGAGCTGGTGGATTTGGGAAGGTGTACGAAGGAGAAATCTCTCACTCTAAGGGGAGAAGCAAAGTTGCTATTAAGCGTTTGAGTCGTGAATTTGGGCAAGGAGACCCTGAGTTCCTGAAGGAGATCATGATGCTTTCTCGACACTCACATAAGAATCTCATTACCCTCCTTGGATATTGTGACGAGGATGGTGAGAAGATCCTTGTGTACGAGCATGCATCCAATGGAAGCCTCGATCGCCATTTAAGCTCCAATGTTCTCACATGGGCACAACGTCTAAAGATATGTCTTGATGCTGCAAAAGGTCTAAAATACCTCCATGATCATAGGGGCACCCACCAAAGAATTCTCCACAGAGATATAAAAAGTGCCAACATCCTGCTAGATGACAACTGGAATGCTAAACTTTCTGACATGGGACTTTCAAAATTTGGACCTGCTAATCAACACAGTGTTCTTGTCACCAATGTAGTGGGTACTCCGGGATACTGTGATCCTCAATATATGGAGACGTACACACTATCCAAAGAATCAGACATATACTCTTTTGGGGTCGTCTTATTTGAAGTCCTATGTGGAGGATTATGTTTTAAAACAACCACCGGTCAGTTAGAGATTTTAGTTCCTATGTGGAAACAAAACTACATACATAAGAAACTAGACCACATTATCTTTAAAGATCTCAAGCCACCAATGGACCCCACTTCTTTGGAAACATTTTCAGAGATTGCATTCCAGTGTTTACACTACTCTCGTGAACAACGGCCAACAACGTCTCTTCTTGTAAGAAAGCTTGAGATCGCATTTAAGTGTCAAGAACGCCATGATGTGATGAAACTGACTAATGTTGTGGGAAAGTATGAGAAATACAATTATTTTGATAAACTTCTCTCCAAAGGCAAAGAGGTCTTTTTTAACATAGGCAAAAAG AAAAAGGAAGGAGCTAAACGAAAAGACGCCAAAGGTAGCGCTGCCACAGTCGGGAAAGGCGCTGCCACGAAGAGAGAACTTGTACACTTTGATGGTACAATGAGTTTCACACTCGAAGATCTTTTGCGTGGATCAGCTGAGGTAATGGGGAAAAGCACTTATGGAACTTATTATAAAGCAACACTGGAAAATGGTGATTGCTTTACCGTAGTTAGATTGGGACTATATTTAGTGAAAAATCAGAGAAAAGTCGAAGCTGAATTAAATTTGCTTGGGAAAATTAGTCACCGAAATCTTTTGACAATGAGGGCTTATTCTTTGCACCCAGAAGAGACACTTCTCGTCTATGATTACATGCCTAAAGGAAGCCTTGCTGTTTTTCTCCATG CTCGAACATACCAACCACAGATAGATTGGGCAACAAGAATGCGAATAGCAAAAGGAGTGGCTAGAGGTTTGCATAGCCTCCACACCCACCACAACATAATCCATGGAAATCTAACGTCAAGCAAccttttccttgatgagagcatTAACCCCAAGATTTCTGATATTGGGATGTCACGGCTCGTGACGGCTTCAGCAAACTCAGATATGATTGCAACAGCCAGGATTCTTGGTTACCAGGCTCCCGAACTTTCTAAACTTGAGAAAGCTGATATGAAAACTGATGTTTACAGTTTGGGTGTGATCATGTTAGAACTCCTAACTGGGAAATCACCCGGAGAAATGGAAGACCAAAATTTACCACAATGGGTGGGCTCGATTATAGAATCAGAATGGATTAGTGAGGTTCTTGATCTTGATATGCTGAGAGATACTCCACTTGATGAAGACGAGATGGTGAGTACTTTGCAGCTGGCTATGGAATGTGTTTCCAAATTACCACATCGTAGACCGGATGTGCAGCAGGTTCTTCAGCAGCTGGAAGAGATTAGACCAGAAACCGCCACAACTTCTAGCGATGATGGTGGCGCTGGACCTTTATTAAGCTAG
- the LOC110883011 gene encoding probable leucine-rich repeat receptor-like protein kinase IMK3: protein MGTTTVSLFVEFNMIKTNNDCKKREGTKRKEDKARKAGGKLVHFDGSNVFTADDLLRASVEMTSKSTYGFNYKATLENGDEVSVQTWSEYITKDGEYEVELNLLGKIRHPNVFAIRAYYLASEQEEYNHLVFYYMPEKSQLSVFLHHWATRMQIAKGVARGLHNLHTHHKLIHGNLTSHYVLLDENNNHKISDFGMSRLMHAHVNSHHIAADKTLGYQAPEVSKLKEVDMKTDVHRLLGPSLS, encoded by the exons ATGGGCACAACA ACTGTTAGCTTATTTGTAGAATTTAACATGATTAAAACAAATAATGATTGCAAA AAAAGGGAAGGAACTAAACGAAAAGAAGACAAAGCAAGAAAGGCAGGAGGGAAACTTGTACATTTTGATGGTTCAAACGTTTTTACAGCTGATGATCTTCTGAGAGCATCAGTTGAGATGACAAGCAAAAGTACTTACGGGTTTAACTATAAGGCAACATTGGAGAATGGTGATGAAGTTTCAGTTCAAACATGGAGTGAATATATTACTAAAGATGGAGAATATGAAGTTGAATTAAATTTGCTTGGAAAAATAAGGCATCCCAATGTTTTCGCAATTAGGGCTTATTATTTGGCCTCAGAACAAGAAGAATATAACCATCTCGTTTTTTATTACATGCCCGAAAAAAGCCAGCTTTCTGTATTTCTCCATC ATTGGGCAACAAGAATGCAAATAGCAAAAGGAGTGGCTAGAGGTTTGCATAACCTCCATACTCATCACAAGCTAATCCATGGAAATCTAACATCACACTATGTTTTgctcgatgaaaacaataaccaCAAGATTTCTGACTTCGGGATGTCACGACTCATGCATGCTCATGTAAACTCACATCATATTGCCGCAGACAAGACTCTTGGCTACCAGGCTCCTGAGGTTTCCAAGCTCAAGGAAGTTGATATGAAAACCGATGTCCACAGGCTCCTTGGACCTTCATTAAGCTAA